The following coding sequences are from one Diospyros lotus cultivar Yz01 chromosome 7, ASM1463336v1, whole genome shotgun sequence window:
- the LOC127806703 gene encoding uncharacterized protein LOC127806703, which produces MEVKPELDVKGEEKGEKEELHLKVERRIEEAFESKAEKTEIDKDEKDAKKKMKGKESEDGLYGEQEHEELGKSKEKEKKDKKGKEKEKKKKNEGGEAEDEEEEEKKKKKDKSGDSDGKVKKVKKEKNKKDKDPEDDEGETTKCKEEKDFGVNEVVKHEQVKEEMHDKKAKKNKKHEEGEEKNKVEKKDKKEKKDKEKKIKDKEKLGGGSNEDREKEMKKKDKEDKMAKKDKESTYNKTEDNTDEGRCEAKATSREIEIAEDVEKYSADKEGKHEEDGSKKKKHGDEEEKSDAKEEKKKEKEKYKTIEGKEEKKEKKEKENKMKGKEESDEKLNKKTEQEKEKKEKKEKEIKMKGKKDSDEELNKKTEQEEKRKEDKEEKKKDEDKKDKKRKKDGRKEAADEVTSKEVETEENVTEIGGEVEGKQGGVKISKDKKEKEKKEKKEKKKKPEEKYKGQDLGKLKKKLEKINAEIKSLFEKKADIIRLMEESENNNFVDAEKLKDTE; this is translated from the coding sequence ATGGAAGTGAAACCTGAATTGGATGTtaagggagaagagaagggggAGAAGGAAGAACTGCATCTGAAAGTTGAACGAAGGATTGAAGAAGCTTTTGAATCAAAGGCAGAGAAGACTGAGATTGACAAGGATGAGAAAGAtgcgaagaagaagatgaagggaaaAGAGAGTGAGGATGGTTTGTATGGGGAGCAGGAGCATGAAGAACTTGGGAAAtccaaggagaaagagaaaaaagacaagaaaggaaaggaaaaggaaaagaaaaagaaaaatgaaggtgGAGAGGCTGAggatgaggaggaagaggagaagaagaagaagaaagataagtcTGGGGATTCAGATGGCAAAGTTAAAAAggtgaaaaaagagaaaaacaagaaagataagGACCCAGAGGATGATGAGGGGGAAACAACAAAatgcaaagaagaaaaagattttgGTGTCAATGAAGTCGTGAAACACGAACAGGTGAAGGAAGAAATGCATGATAAGAAAgcaaagaagaacaagaagcatgaagagggagaagagaagaacaaagtggagaagaaagataagaaagagaagaaggataaagaaaagaagattaaAGACAAGGAGAAGCTAGGAGGAGGATCAAACGAGGATagagagaaggaaatgaagaaaaaagacaaagaaGACAAGATGGCGAAGAAAGATAAGGAGAGCACATACAATAAGACAGAGGATAACACAGATGAGGGTCGGTGTGAGGCTAAAGCAACGTCACGGGAGATTGAAATAGCTGAAGATGTGGAAAAATATTCAGCGGACAAAGAGGGAAAGCATGAAGAGGATGGAAGTAAGAAAAAGAAGCATGGAGATGAGGAGGAAAAATCGGACgcaaaggaggagaagaagaaagagaaggaaaaatataaaacaatagaagggaaagaggagaagaaagaaaagaaggaaaaagaaaacaagatgaAAGGCAAAGAGGAGTCAGATGAGAAATTGAACAAGAAAACAGAacaagagaaggagaagaaagaaaagaaggaaaaagaaatcaagatgAAAGGCAAAAAGGATTCAGATGAGGAATTGAACAAGAAAACAGAACAAGAggagaagaggaaagaagacaaagaagagaaaaagaaagatgaggataaaaaagataagaagagaaagaaggatgGCAGAAAGGAAGCAGCTGATGAAGTTACCTCGAAAGAGGTTGAAACAGAAGAAAATGTAACAGAAATTGGAGGAGAAGTGGAAGGGAAGCAGGGAGGAGTTAAAATTAGCAAggataagaaagaaaaggagaagaaggaaaaaaaggagaagaaaaagaagcctGAGGAGAAGTACAAGGGACAGGATCTTGGGAAGCtgaagaagaaattagagaagatCAATGCTGAAATCAAATCCCTCTTCGAGAAAAAGGCAGACATCATAAGATTGATGGAAGAGTCCGAGAATAACAATTTTGTTGATGCCGAAAAGCTCAAAGATACTGAATGA